One genomic segment of Alkalimarinus alittae includes these proteins:
- the hflD gene encoding high frequency lysogenization protein HflD, with the protein MIHTIDEQAIALAGVFQAAALVHQIAQTSRYDKPILEASINSLFVTNPETTESVYGGVEGIRLGLETLQQVLLKDPGQKNIEIIRYSLSLIHLESKLRKKPEMLNIISTRIHQASGQADHFSLLHENVIHNLASLYMDTISTFNLRVQVTGKPEYLKISHNAALIRATLLTGIRAAILWRQTGGRRWNLLLKRKSIEASVKQLLSESSTD; encoded by the coding sequence TTGATTCATACAATTGACGAACAAGCCATAGCCCTTGCCGGCGTTTTTCAAGCTGCAGCGCTAGTTCATCAAATAGCTCAAACATCTCGGTATGATAAGCCTATATTAGAAGCATCAATCAACAGTTTGTTTGTCACCAACCCTGAAACAACCGAATCTGTTTATGGCGGTGTCGAAGGGATTCGATTGGGGCTAGAAACCTTACAGCAAGTTTTACTTAAAGACCCCGGCCAAAAGAATATCGAAATCATTCGCTACTCGCTTAGCTTAATTCATTTAGAGAGCAAGCTTCGAAAAAAGCCAGAAATGCTCAACATCATCAGCACACGAATCCATCAAGCGAGCGGCCAAGCCGATCACTTTTCATTACTTCATGAAAATGTAATCCACAACCTCGCGTCTTTGTACATGGACACCATCAGCACCTTTAATCTTCGCGTTCAAGTTACGGGCAAACCCGAGTATTTAAAAATATCCCACAATGCCGCATTAATAAGAGCAACCCTTCTTACTGGGATACGCGCAGCGATTCTATGGCGACAAACGGGTGGGCGGAGGTGGAATTTGCTTCTTAAAAGAAAATCGATTGAAGCCTCAGTCAAGCAATTGCTGAGCGAAAGCTCAACGGATTAA